The Candidatus Methylacidiphilales bacterium genome has a window encoding:
- a CDS encoding porin family protein, giving the protein MRFFLFLIVGALLGFSKSILYAQGTDTIHGDVPLFDSDFLTSNTSSNKKSGIAQENSLFDPEFRNIREQAARRKNPSFDESQKDVASKPKSSVSNPSTTSSAAAAPDSSLKRTVSQPSQEKKSPAPSLSNLTHNQKPRKVTKTSQTTARDPKEMYDPKDLHEDLYMGENPRVVIKEDMREGRIYVTLGIGGVLGSTSSGSIARVDKDAFSNVSAASYHGNSLTARFGRVDSDIALVGMAGVGYDSSISDRGLGYSIGLEYLYQDKSLTQHYTTHDNFGNQVTSGEISVGEIHYIMAKFLGKYRINSWMPYVGIGGGMALYKTRDLVSSALHFPIFGNGTHAAPVIMPVVGLEYDLNQDWSITGEYKYLYCPTARFNEGVKAEFKPLDTHNLIIGAKYGF; this is encoded by the coding sequence ATGAGATTTTTCTTATTTCTGATTGTGGGAGCTCTGTTAGGTTTTTCAAAATCCATTCTTTATGCGCAAGGAACAGATACCATACATGGTGACGTTCCTCTTTTTGATAGTGATTTTTTAACTTCTAACACCTCTAGCAACAAGAAAAGCGGTATCGCTCAAGAAAATTCCTTATTTGACCCTGAGTTTAGAAATATCAGGGAACAAGCAGCCAGAAGAAAAAATCCCTCGTTTGATGAGTCTCAGAAAGACGTGGCATCTAAGCCAAAATCTTCAGTCTCAAACCCTTCAACAACCTCAAGCGCTGCCGCGGCTCCCGATTCATCTCTAAAAAGGACTGTTTCTCAACCATCTCAAGAAAAAAAATCACCCGCCCCTTCACTGAGTAACTTAACACACAATCAAAAGCCTCGAAAGGTTACCAAGACCTCTCAAACTACAGCTCGTGATCCCAAAGAGATGTATGATCCTAAAGATCTACACGAGGACTTATACATGGGGGAAAATCCGCGCGTTGTTATCAAGGAAGACATGCGAGAAGGAAGAATATATGTAACCCTTGGCATAGGTGGAGTCTTAGGAAGCACAAGTTCAGGATCTATTGCACGAGTGGATAAAGATGCTTTCAGCAATGTAAGTGCGGCCTCTTACCATGGAAATTCTCTCACCGCAAGATTTGGTAGAGTAGACTCCGACATTGCCTTAGTAGGCATGGCCGGTGTCGGCTATGACAGCTCGATCAGCGATAGAGGTTTGGGGTATTCAATAGGACTGGAATACCTATATCAGGATAAAAGTCTAACCCAACACTACACCACACATGACAATTTTGGAAACCAAGTCACAAGCGGCGAAATATCTGTTGGCGAAATACATTACATTATGGCAAAATTTCTCGGAAAATACAGAATAAACTCCTGGATGCCCTATGTCGGCATCGGTGGAGGCATGGCCTTATACAAAACACGCGATCTAGTTTCCTCAGCCTTGCATTTTCCGATATTTGGTAACGGCACCCATGCTGCCCCCGTTATCATGCCTGTAGTGGGCCTTGAATACGATCTCAATCAAGACTGGTCAATCACGGGAGAATACAAATACTTATATTGTCCGACAGCACGATTTAACGAAGGAGTGAAAGCCGAGTTCAAGCCTCTGGATACACACAATCTTATCATCGGAGCTAAATACGGGTTCTGA